The region TCCAGATTGGTTTGAGGCCTGAAATGCAGGACGTTTGCCGCCAGCGAGATGTCCGGCATCCGACGGCGCATATCTTCGAAGCCCTCACCGTACGCCTTGTCGTACGGAACAAGTTCGATATCGCTGCTGCTGTCGAGCAATTCGATGATCCGCCCGGCGAGTTCCAGGATTGACACCTCTCGAAGACCGCCTAGATTGAAGGCCAACCCCAAAGCAGCAGGCACTTCACTCAAACTGACCAGCGCCGGTACGATGTCCCCGACGTAGGAGAAGCACCGAGTCTGTCGGCCATCACCGAACACGGTAAGAGTCTCTCCCCGCAGTGCCTGGCTGACCAGCGTGGGTACAACCATTCCGTAACGCCCGGTTTGCCGAGGCCCCACCGTGTTAAATAGCCTGGCCGTCGCGACCTTCAGCCCCAGCTCGCGCCAGTACGCATGTGCGAGAGCCTCATCGATTGCCTTTGCAGCAGCGTAGGACCACCGTGACATAAGTGGCGATCCCAAGATGCGATCGGAATCTTCACTGAGGCGGTTGGCTGTGTTCTTGCCGTATATCTCACTGGTCGACGCGAGCACCATCGTCACCCCCCTAGCGAGCGCAGCATCCAGTACGTTCTCAGTACCTGTGATGTTGACCCTCAAGCTTTTCAAGGGCTCGTCGATGATGCGTCTGACGCCTACCGCTGCAGCAAGGTGGAAGATTCGGTCGGCGTCAGCCACGACACCCTCGACCACCCTACGGTTCAACACCGTGCCTTCTACGACCTGCAAGCGCGGGTCGTGGGCGTGGTGGGCCAGATTGGCGATCGACCCCGTGGAGAAATCGTCGAGCACGACCACTGTGTCACCTGCCTCGAGTAGGTGATCTGTGAGGTGGCTACCGATGAACCCGGCACCGCCGGTG is a window of Mycolicibacterium chubuense NBB4 DNA encoding:
- a CDS encoding GDP-mannose 4,6-dehydratase, whose translation is MRTVITGGAGFIGSHLTDHLLEAGDTVVVLDDFSTGSIANLAHHAHDPRLQVVEGTVLNRRVVEGVVADADRIFHLAAAVGVRRIIDEPLKSLRVNITGTENVLDAALARGVTMVLASTSEIYGKNTANRLSEDSDRILGSPLMSRWSYAAAKAIDEALAHAYWRELGLKVATARLFNTVGPRQTGRYGMVVPTLVSQALRGETLTVFGDGRQTRCFSYVGDIVPALVSLSEVPAALGLAFNLGGLREVSILELAGRIIELLDSSSDIELVPYDKAYGEGFEDMRRRMPDISLAANVLHFRPQTNLDEIIMRVAEGLSVASCLEASSASL